In the Ranitomeya imitator isolate aRanImi1 chromosome 2, aRanImi1.pri, whole genome shotgun sequence genome, ATAGCTTGTCATTTGTATGGACAGTTTAAGCAGAAATGTTCAataatataaaactcaaggatattgtgttaaaaaaaaatgtttatcttagcagatgactgtaccaggagatcagagggacagttgacatcttcaatgtttaaatgtgatgatcttgagatcctacaagatacaactgaagtgattgctgtttctccagatatatcatcatcaaTTCACAccaaagatctatcatctgatcctatgaaacaggtcccatcttctgattcattactgactgctaaggaaaatcaaagtcacaaaagaagcaacaaaaaacaaactgctcctaaagcaaataagtcattttcatgttcagaatgtgggaaaagttttaaccagaaagggtatcttgttagtcaccagagaacccacacgggggagaagcctttttcctgttcagaatgtgggaaaagttttaaccagaaagggaatcttgttagtcaccagagaacccacacaggagagaagcctttttcctgttcagaatgtgggaaatattttacacataaattgcatcttgttagtcaccagagaactcacacagggaagaagcctttttcatgttcagaatgtgggaaacgttttaaccATGAAgggaatcttgttagtcaccagagaacccacacaggggagaagcctttttcctgttcagaatgtgggaaaagttttaaccagaaagggtatcttgttagtcaccagagaacccacacgggggagaagcctttttcctgttcagaatgtgggaaaagttttaaccagaaagggaatcttgttagtcaccagagaacccacacagggaagaagcctttttcatgttcagaatgtgggaaaagttttaaccagaaagggtatcttgttagtcaccagagaacccacacgggggagaagcctttttcctgttcagaatgtgggaaatgttttaaccagaaagggtatcttgttagtcaccaaagaacccacacagggaagaagcctttttcctgttcagaatgtgggaaaagttttaaccagaaagggaatcttgttagtcaccagagaactcacacagggaagaagcctttttcatgttcagaatgtgggaaatgttttaaccggaaaaggaatcttgttattcaccagagaacccacacaggggagaagcctttttcttgttcagaatgtgggaaatgttttaaccagaaaaaggatcttgttagtcaccagagaacccacacagggaagaagcctttttcctgttcagaatgtgggaaaagttttaaccagaaacggtatcttgttattcaccagagaacccacacaggataGAAGccttttttcttgttcagaatgtggaaaatgttttacacataAATTGCATCTTGGTAGTCACCAAAGAatccacacgggggagaagcctttttcttgttcagaatgtgggaaatgttttaacgataAATgtcatcttgttagtcaccaaagaatccacacaggggagaatcctttttcctgttcagaatgtgggaaatgttttacccagaaagcaGATTTGGTTACTCACCAGATAACCCACACAGGGATGaaccctttttcatgttcagaatgtgggaaaagttttaaccaCAAAGGGTatcttgttattcaccagagaacccacacaggggagaagcctttttcctgttcagaatgtgggaaatgttttacccagagaGCAGATTTGGTtatgcaccatagaactcacacaggggagaagcctttttcctgttcagattgtaggaaatgttttaaatggaacgtGCTTCttcttagacatcagagcagtcacacataggagaagcctttttcattttcttaatgtgggaaatattttaattgaaaatcaactgttaataaacatcagagacgtcacataggggagaagccttttttatattcataatgttggaatagttttaaccaaaattgaatcttcttaaatgggttatctcttgtcattcctcgtgtttgctgacaaaaggataaaactaaactttattaattccaaatgtaaaactatacggaTAATTCACCCCttgaaggttagtcagtaggtgactaatagaaaaaacatgaacctaacagttcagtatatagggtgaggtggcatatacacactcactctccaagcctctaaTTTCTACGTGTTTCCtcatcctcaccaaaggcgactcaaaaggagactatttaatattgacctatattcaagcgagactagacaagAAAAAAAACtagtcatgtatcatgttatccaaaacagaaaactag is a window encoding:
- the LOC138662954 gene encoding gastrula zinc finger protein XlCGF57.1-like; protein product: MDMDTAKMAERILHLTLEILFRLTGEDYTVVKKTSSNRCQDPVSEGWGRPLSPITGPPPHPLIHEDINDQKILELIYKMIELLTGEVPIRCQDVAVYFSMEEWEYLEGHRDLYKNVIMEVPQPLTFPVLSSKRTTPERCPRPLPPQDCNQEDPNAPQDHQGEDLTHINTTETYVRGDERCKEEIPTYGYPADDCTRRSEGQLTSSMFKCDDLEILQDTTEVIAVSPDISSSIHTKDLSSDPMKQVPSSDSLLTAKENQSHKRSNKKQTAPKANKSFSCSECGKSFNQKGYLVSHQRTHTGEKPFSCSECGKSFNQKGNLVSHQRTHTGEKPFSCSECGKYFTHKLHLVSHQRTHTGKKPFSCSECGKRFNHEGNLVSHQRTHTGEKPFSCSECGKSFNQKGYLVSHQRTHTGEKPFSCSECGKSFNQKGNLVSHQRTHTGKKPFSCSECGKSFNQKGYLVSHQRTHTGEKPFSCSECGKCFNQKGYLVSHQRTHTGKKPFSCSECGKSFNQKGNLVSHQRTHTGKKPFSCSECGKCFNRKRNLVIHQRTHTGEKPFSCSECGKCFNQKKDLVSHQRTHTGKKPFSCSECGKSFNQKRYLVIHQRTHTG
- the LOC138666362 gene encoding gastrula zinc finger protein XlCGF71.1-like — encoded protein: MWKIIHTGEKPFSCSECGKCFNDKCHLVSHQRIHTGENPFSCSECGKCFTQKADLVTHQITHTGMNPFSCSECGKSFNHKGYLVIHQRTHTGEKPFSCSECGKCFTQRADLVMHHRTHTGEKPFSCSDCRKCFKWNVLLLRHQSSHT